The following are encoded in a window of Microcaecilia unicolor chromosome 7, aMicUni1.1, whole genome shotgun sequence genomic DNA:
- the STX1B gene encoding syntaxin-1B, whose product MDEFFEQVEEIRDCIEKLSEDVEQVKKQHSAILAAPNPDEKTKQELEDLTADIKKTANKVRSKLKAIEQSIEQEEGLNRFSANLRIRKTQHSTLSRKFVEVMTEYNATQSKYRDRCKDRIQRQLEITGRTTTNEELEDMLESGKLAIFTDDIKMDSQMTKQALNEIETRHNEIIKLETSIRELHDMFVDMAMLVESQWIMWRELCLTPKKQ is encoded by the exons ATGGATGAGTTCTTTGAACAG gTAGAAGAGATTCGTGACTGTATAGAGAAACTCTCTGAAGATGTAGAACAGGTGAAAAAACAGCACAGTGCCATCCTGGCTGCTCCCAACCCAGATGAAA AGACCAAGCAGGAGTTAGAAGACTTGACGGCTGACATAAAGAAGACAGCAAACAAAGTTCGGTCCAAGCTGAAAG CAATTGAACAAAGCATTGAACAGGAAGAGGGCTTAAACAGATTCTCTGCCAACCTTCGAATTCGAAAAACACAG CACTCAACCCTTTCACGGAAGTTTGTAGAGGTGATGACAGAATACAATGCAACACAGTCGAAGTATCGAGACCGCTGCAAGGACCGCATCCAGAGACAACTGGAGATCA CTGGGAGGACGACAACGAATGAGGAGCTGGAAGACATGTTGGAGAGTGGGAAACTGGCAATCTTCACTGATGAT ATCAAGATGGATTCCCAGATGACGAAGCAAGCACTGAATGAGATTGAAACCCGGCACAATGAGATCATTAAACTGGAGACAAGCATCCGGGAACTTCATGACATGTTTGTGGATATGGCTATGCTGGTGGAGAGTCAG